The Malus sylvestris chromosome 8, drMalSylv7.2, whole genome shotgun sequence genomic interval TCGAAATAATAGGAGAACACCACACATCAGAGTGCAACAGTTGCAAAGGAAACTTAGAAACTGACTCAGACAATTTGAAAGGTAACTTAGTACTCTTGCCTAAGGGACAAGACTCACAAAAGCTTACATCTGAAGTACCATGAATTGGTACCAAATTATTggaaattaaaaacttaattataGAATTGGCAGGGTGACCTAGCCTCGCATGCCATGTATTCACTGAACACCGAAGCCCTACAAATGCAGATAGTGGATGTTTGAGTTGTCCAGTGCCACATGGAAATGGATATAATCCATTCTCACATCTCCCTCGAAAAAACGTCTTCAGGGTCTTGAGGTCCTTAACAAGGaaaaaatatggaaaaattAGTAGGTAGCAATGGTTGTCTAAAGTGAACTTATGTGCAGAAAGAATGTTTTGGGAGGCAGTGGGACAGTGAAGGATATTAGGCAAATCAAATGAGCAAGTTGAAGTATGTAATGTATTTGAACCATGATGTGAGATAGAAATGCCAGAGCCATTACCTACACCCCCAATAGTTTCGTTACCAGTGTACTCTTTAGGGTTAACCAGATTCTGAAGATCAGGAGTAACGTGAGCATTGGCGCCTGTGTCTAACAGCCAGGTACCATTATTTTGTTTGTTGAGAGAGACGGGAGAAGACGTCATTGCTGAGAGCTTTGTTGCTGGAATTTTGCCTTCAAAGGCAGCATTCATTCTTTGATAACAATCAAGGGCCGGATGGCCTGGTTTGCCACAAATTTGGCAGACAATTCTCTCACCATTAGAGCCAACCCGTTCGCCACTGCATGGCATGGTGCGGAAGGTGTTGTTGTTACGAGGGCCATTGCCTCGTTGGTTGAAAGAGTTACCTCGATAGAATGAAGATGCACCTCTTCCAATCCCTCGAGTGCGGCCACCACATCGGCCTCGAGAAGGAAGAAATGCATTGACCTGTGCAGATTCCACCAAAGGAGCAGTGTGCTCAGACGCTCAGTTGTTAACAGCAGAGCCTCAAGAGTAGGGTAGGTGATTGGTGAATCACGGGTTTGAGCTGCACAGACAGTCATCTCAAAGGCAGGTCCGAGATTGTTCAACACAATTTGAACAAGTTCATCATCACTCACAGGTTGCCCAGCTAGAGTAAGGTTGTCGGCAATCACGTTCATGCGATTTAGGTAATCCGCCACAGTAAGATCACCTTTCTTTGTCTATATCAATTCATTTCGCAAAAACAAAATCCTGTGTTAGGAAGTAGAAGCATACCTTTGCTAGAGTGCTTCCCAGGTGGCCCGAGCAGTCATCTTGCTCGCCATGACAGATAGTACAGAAGCCGTTAAAGATCCATTTATCCAACTGAGGATAATTTGATCCTGTTGAACCCATGTAGTGTACGCAGGGTCCACGGTTGTTGAACCAACCAGATACTTGGAAGAGGACACCGAGGTACCATCAACATATCCCATCAAATCTCGACTTTTGAGAATTGGGAGAATTTGGGCCAACCACAGTGGGTAGTTGGTCCTGTCAAGTTTGATGTTAACGACGGTGGAAAATGGGTGGAAGGAATGATTTGAAGTGGGGGTGGGATGAGGGTTTGAAGTGGAGGAGGAAGAGGTAACATTGTTTTCAGCCATTGGAGCGTGgggaaaggaaggaaaggatcGATGTAGTTAGACAAAAAAAAGGGCTCAATACCATGTAAAACTTACTAGTTCAATGTTTCACTTCAATTGCATACCCAAACAATTGTGGGatgcatgtatttataataCTGTCATGATTATAGATTGGGTTTGAAAACCCTAGATACAAGGAGCTTTCGAAATTCAAAAATACAATCAGAAACCAAGGAAAGGATTACAACCACAGGTTCAAATTAcaacagaaaaacaaatcaccaagcAGTCCTATAAACTAGGAACAGCTGAAAGGATAGGAGTTTGAACCAAGTCAAACTCCACAAGTTTCAGTGATGCGCTGAGTATGCTGACGTCATCTAACACCTTCCTGCATTCCACAGGGACTATTTTTCACTCCCTGAGAAGGACATGCTTTTTCAAATGCTACACTGGATGCCAGGACAAGGTTATGTTGCTGATTCAGCTACAAGAAACCCGATACCGAATAGCTCTCACTTATTTGGTCGCCAACAAATTGCGGAGATGTTCTCAAAGCAGCATATGATTTCGAAAGCTTCGAAATCTCGCGAGAAGGATAAAAGAGTTTGAAATCTGTGAAATACCAGGTATATTCCATCCTAGCTCAACACTTCGTGAGAAAAATAGTGCAATTTGATGGTTGAGGTCAAAGCTTGGCATTGCCATCAACATATTCGAGCTAGTTGCTTGGTGTATAAAAATCCAGGGTTCGACTGGTTTTGGCAGACCCTTTGTACAGTGAAAGAATTGAATTAGGTTTATCACATAACCTTCGACGCATGTAATCAGATACAAATAGTTTACGACGCAATTGATCTCAAAAGGATTCATTTGAGATCTCATCGACGGGATACAAATAGATTCTGTTGGACCATGCATTTCTTACTGTTGGATCAACATCCGAAATGCATTTCCAAATTGCACTGTTACACTTGAAGCCACTTCCGAAGGCTATTTGCCACACTCGGTTTCCTTTCTTCATCCTTCCTTTCGCCTCCAAATAGCAGAGCTCATACCAAACTGAAGACGATGAAGTATTGCCAAATCTATGTAACGTCATCCTTGAAGCTTCTCCATCTTCCTTGTCCAGCTTCAGACTATCTACTATGCCATCAATGACTGCCCTTCCGCCAGCATGAATACAGAAATGCTGGAGAGCCTTCTTGAAATTCGGCACATAAGTTCTCTTCTGGCGAGGTGAAAAAAATAGTTTCTTGCGGATTACTGACCATACATATCGTAGCTGCTCGGAATATGGCAGCACGAGTGGCCCCAACTTGGATATGTTAATTCTTAAAGCTTTGGTGGCCACAGGTACAAGTGCCCTTGACAGTGAGACCCCTACAGTGCCATCTTCATCTGGTTGCTGGAAGACAGATTGGTATGCTTCATCATCCGAACCAAAGTGTGTTCGGACAAGATGCTGGAGCTCGTACTTTGCTATTTTCTTGTCCTGCTTCCTACTGGACAATAGGATAGCAGCTCCTCCCATCCGAAACAAAAGGTTGGGAATAAGCATGGACTTTCTTTTACCTATATAACCGTTGGGAGTTACAGCTTCCATGCTGAGAACTAAAGCCAATGAGTTCTTGTGGACTCGTAGAAGATCTTTAGCCAAACTTATCGACAACAGTCCAGCACTGCAACCCATTCCGCTGAGGCTGATGCTCTTTATGTTGCTACGGAATCCAAACTTGTTTATGACCATTGATGTAACGGACGGAGTTGGGCAGAAAAGGCTACAGTTTGAGACAAGGATGTCAATGCTTGTTGGATTTATTTTGTGCTTGGAAAGAAGGTCTTCGACAACAGAGAAGAGAACTGTTTCGGTTTCTTTTCTAGTAGCGTTTAAAGAAGAATATGGAGGGAGCTCATGGGTTGTAATAGGCAAGCAACTCTCCTCTCCGATTCCCGATCTTTTCATTACCTTGATTTGGAAATTTCGGCTTTCTTCATCATAGAGGTTTGAAATTTCAAGGTGTTCAATGTAGCTCTCCTTTGCGATTCGCAAGCCATTGGGAGGCAGATAGCAAGTGAAGTCGACAAGGTATATactcttggatttgaatttgaaaCCAAGAACCGCAATGATAAGGACAGTCGCGGCTAATAAATGTGCGATGGAGATTGGAGATTCCGTAATGTATGTAAGCAATGCAGTCCCCATCTCAAAGTGTTatgttttgatttgatttggtaTGTTGTTTGCTTATATATTAGTAGGAAAGAAAGTCTGAAATTCTTTCTAACTTACCTAAGATTCATGCAGAGCGCATTTTACTTGTGCTAATTAGCCTTACGGTACTGACTACTTGGGGTTGGATTTAATTGTTGTTTAGGGATTGGATTAGTTCGGATACACTAATTTCAAATTCGGGATTAAGTTGTTGACATGCTTGGCCTGTCGGGTCATCTAACGTTGGAAGAGGTTTCAAGTTCGAATTCTCTGGTCtccattgataaaaaaaacctagtatttgattgttttaatcCAACATTACCATTTATTTTACCATACAACTATCTTCTCTAATCTATATTTGAAGAGGTTTCAAGTTCGAATTCTCTGACCTCCACCGATAAAAACGGAGAGAGACCCCTCATCCCAAGTATCCAAGATAATTGCCAATCTTTCTTTTGTAGATGCTAGAATTCCATGGGTAACGTCAATCTCTAGTTTGTTTTAGTCACAAAGTTTTCATGTGCATACAACTAGGAATCCTCCTAACTTACAACTAAATCTCTCCGCAATATTAGCAGTGAAAACAACTTCCTAATTAGGCCtcttgtcatttgtattaaaacaCGCCTAGAACATAAATGTTTGGCGAAGCAGTGAAAACAACTTCCtaatttttatcaaataatGTTTggcgaagccatgaacataaaTGACGTGGCATGGACTCGTAATTGGTTGCAATTTTGACACTCTAAATTGAGTATTTTATCGAGCTTCAGTCGAATGATTATCAAGAGAGTAAGAACTGAAGAACTTTAAACATGTTGCCCTAAAAATACAATGTCTGAAGTGCGATGAATGCAATGAACGAAAATATGAACTTTTCTTGAATTGAAAATATTGGATTTCATTATGTTAACAGGAAGAGTTCTTTTGAGTATAGACATAGATTATCATTGCTTGCATCTACACTGGATGTCATTTG includes:
- the LOC126632893 gene encoding 3-ketoacyl-CoA synthase 7-like translates to MGTALLTYITESPISIAHLLAATVLIIAVLGFKFKSKSIYLVDFTCYLPPNGLRIAKESYIEHLEISNLYDEESRNFQIKVMKRSGIGEESCLPITTHELPPYSSLNATRKETETVLFSVVEDLLSKHKINPTSIDILVSNCSLFCPTPSVTSMVINKFGFRSNIKSISLSGMGCSAGLLSISLAKDLLRVHKNSLALVLSMEAVTPNGYIGKRKSMLIPNLLFRMGGAAILLSSRKQDKKIAKYELQHLVRTHFGSDDEAYQSVFQQPDEDGTVGVSLSRALVPVATKALRINISKLGPLVLPYSEQLRYVWSVIRKKLFFSPRQKRTYVPNFKKALQHFCIHAGGRAVIDGIVDSLKLDKEDGEASRMTLHRFGNTSSSSVWYELCYLEAKGRMKKGNRVWQIAFGSGFKCNSAIWKCISDVDPTVRNAWSNRIYLYPVDEISNESF